CATGATGTTCGCCGCCACGTTCACCGGGGGCTCCTTCGACCGCCGGCTGGCGATGGCGGGCTACCCCCGGTACCACCTCGTCCTCGCCAAGCTGTCCGCGCTCACGCTGGTCTGCGTCGCGATCTCCGTGTACGCCACCGTCGTCGCCGGGTTCGCCTGGACTCCGCGACAGCCGCTGCTGCTCACCGCCGCGCTGTTCGGCGCCGCCCTCACCTACGGCGCGCTCGGCGTGGTCTTCGGGTCGGTGCTCCGGCGCGAGGTCGAGGGGATGTTCGCCATCCTGATGATCAGCGTCCTCGACGTCGCCCTGCAGAACCCCCTCTCCAGCTCCGGGTCCGACAGCGCCGTCGTGCGCTTCCTCCCGACGTACGGAGCGGTCCAGGCCAGCATGTCCGCAGCCTTCTCCGACGCGTCGGGCGGCCGGGCGCTCCTGACCCAGTGCCTCTGGCTCACCGGCGCGTCGGCGGCGGGATTCCTGGTCTTCCGCAGACGTACCCGGAACGCGCTCGTGCGGCACAGGACACCGCCGCTTCCGGCACCACGCGGCCCCGGAGCGAACGGGGGCCCTGGCGTTCACCGGCCCCCGGCGGAGTCCGGCCCGGCACCGGAGAGGGTGGGCCCCGCCTGACCGCCCGGCTGCCCCCGGGGCCGCCCGGGGGACTCGTCCCTCGCACGGACGGCCGTCGACTCCGTGTGCGCCCCATGCCCCGCCAATATGCCCGTGACCTGGGCGGGCGGTGATCGTTCTGTAGCCGTCGGGCGCTGAATCGGTGCCCGGAACGACCCGTTCACCCGTGCAAGGAGCACCACTCATGTCTCTCTCGCGTACCGCCAGGCGCGCCGTCCTCACCGCGGCCCTGGTCTCCGTCTCCACCCTGGCCGTCCCCTCCACCGCACAGGCCGCCCCGCTGCCGCCCGCATGTCAGGAAGCGCTGCTCGAAACCCTCGACAAGTTCCCCGTCGTGGACTTCACGGTCCCCGACAAGGCCAAGAACACCATGATGGGCCAGGTGCTGGGGCTGAGCGAGGCCGACCAGGCAGTGTTCACCGAGGTGGCGTGCGCGGCCTGGAACACCTGGGCGACCCAGAACGGCCAGGCGGTCGCGACGGACCTGGACACCCGCTACCGGAACGCCGCCGGACCCGTGTGCAACAAGTTCGCCAGGTCCGCGCTGGCGACGATCAAGAAGCATGCCCCGAATGTCCCGGCCGAGACCCGGGAGATGGAGAGGGTCGCCAAGATGGTCTGGCACGACTCCATGGAGAAGCTGGCCGC
This sequence is a window from Streptomyces parvus. Protein-coding genes within it:
- a CDS encoding ABC transporter permease, whose product is MRRHLSLFATASRYALIGHARNRFAMLLVVVYIPVWIALAYVTIPDQPAPFRLRATGEVLSPPGNHLTQITGALNAVTLIAGFMMFAATFTGGSFDRRLAMAGYPRYHLVLAKLSALTLVCVAISVYATVVAGFAWTPRQPLLLTAALFGAALTYGALGVVFGSVLRREVEGMFAILMISVLDVALQNPLSSSGSDSAVVRFLPTYGAVQASMSAAFSDASGGRALLTQCLWLTGASAAGFLVFRRRTRNALVRHRTPPLPAPRGPGANGGPGVHRPPAESGPAPERVGPA